From the genome of Sphingobacterium kitahiroshimense, one region includes:
- a CDS encoding ArsR family transcriptional regulator: MLDSLITSKTRLKLLIKFFVSASNRGYLRGMADEFKESTNSIRKELNQLTEAGYLLREDSEHKVYYRANIAHSLFSSLQGLIHNFLGIEVFVDQVLARAGDVHEVALLGDYAQGLDSGHIEVLVLGVELNMDYLEQAALKAGTILGKEVSIYTESLDQVNGKIILYQKA; the protein is encoded by the coding sequence ATGCTAGATTCGCTGATCACTTCAAAAACAAGACTCAAATTACTGATCAAATTTTTTGTATCAGCCAGCAATCGTGGCTATTTGCGAGGTATGGCAGATGAATTTAAAGAGTCAACCAATTCCATTCGTAAAGAGCTCAATCAATTGACCGAAGCCGGTTATCTGCTTCGGGAAGATAGCGAACACAAAGTTTATTATCGTGCCAATATTGCTCATTCCCTGTTTTCCTCACTTCAAGGTTTAATCCACAATTTTTTGGGTATCGAAGTTTTTGTAGATCAAGTATTAGCACGTGCTGGCGATGTACATGAAGTGGCTCTGCTGGGCGATTATGCTCAAGGTTTGGATTCTGGGCATATTGAGGTTTTGGTCCTAGGAGTGGAGCTCAATATGGACTATTTAGAGCAGGCAGCTTTAAAAGCTGGCACAATCCTTGGTAAGGAGGTCTCGATTTATACCGAGTCTTTAGATCAAGTCAATGGTAAGATTATACTCTATCAAAAAGCTTAG
- a CDS encoding nucleotide sugar dehydrogenase, giving the protein MREIKKITCIGAGYVGGPTMSVIAQKNPNVTITVVDLNQVRIDAWNDADLSKLPIYEPGLDAVVGEARGRNLFFSTDVDKAIDEADMIFISVNTPTKTYGKGKGQAADLKYIELCARQIARVAKDDKIVVEKSTLPVRTADALKSILGNTGNNVNFHILSNPEFLAEGTAVTDLHNPDRVLIGGEDAEAIEALVQIYEAWVPRERILTTNLWSSELSKLVANAFLAQRVSSINAISELCEVTGANVDEVSRAIGYDSRIGSKFLKASVGFGGSCFQKDILNLVYIARSYGLTAVADYWEQVIILNDHQKSRFAQNIIKTMYNTVNGKKIAFLGWAFKKDTNDTRESAAIYVADHLLEEEAEIVVYDPKVPAEQIYRDLDYLGTRSPEDNRRLVTVVSDPYLALDEAHAAAVLTEWDEFKQYDWSKIKATMKKPAFVFDGRKLLDRKELEGLGFDYYAIGE; this is encoded by the coding sequence ATGAGAGAAATTAAGAAAATAACCTGTATTGGAGCAGGTTATGTAGGCGGGCCTACCATGTCGGTTATTGCTCAAAAAAATCCGAATGTTACGATCACTGTAGTCGATTTAAATCAGGTGCGTATTGATGCCTGGAATGATGCCGATCTAAGCAAGCTCCCGATATATGAGCCGGGTTTAGATGCCGTGGTTGGTGAAGCAAGAGGACGCAATCTGTTTTTTTCTACCGATGTAGACAAAGCGATTGATGAAGCAGACATGATCTTTATTTCGGTCAATACCCCAACCAAGACTTACGGAAAAGGTAAAGGACAGGCAGCAGATCTGAAATATATCGAGCTATGTGCCCGTCAGATAGCCCGTGTGGCCAAAGATGATAAAATTGTCGTAGAGAAGTCTACCTTGCCCGTACGTACGGCCGATGCCTTAAAAAGTATTTTGGGGAATACCGGTAATAACGTCAATTTTCACATTCTTTCCAATCCCGAGTTTTTAGCTGAGGGAACAGCTGTTACCGATTTACATAACCCAGATCGTGTTTTGATCGGTGGTGAAGATGCAGAAGCAATCGAAGCCTTGGTGCAGATATACGAAGCTTGGGTACCACGCGAGCGTATTTTGACAACCAATTTATGGTCATCCGAACTGTCCAAATTAGTAGCCAATGCATTTCTTGCGCAACGTGTTTCTTCTATCAATGCCATTTCAGAGCTGTGTGAAGTAACAGGAGCCAATGTCGATGAAGTTTCACGAGCTATAGGTTACGATTCAAGAATTGGATCCAAATTCTTAAAAGCATCCGTTGGTTTTGGTGGATCATGTTTTCAAAAAGATATTTTAAATCTGGTTTATATAGCACGTTCATATGGCCTTACTGCTGTAGCAGATTATTGGGAGCAGGTTATTATTTTAAATGATCACCAAAAATCAAGATTTGCGCAGAATATCATTAAGACCATGTACAATACCGTCAATGGTAAGAAGATTGCATTTTTAGGTTGGGCTTTTAAGAAAGATACCAATGACACGCGTGAGTCTGCCGCTATTTATGTTGCAGATCATCTGTTAGAAGAAGAGGCGGAGATTGTTGTTTACGATCCGAAAGTACCAGCAGAGCAAATTTATAGAGATTTAGATTACTTAGGAACACGTTCGCCAGAAGATAACCGTCGTTTGGTAACTGTGGTGAGCGATCCTTATTTAGCGTTAGATGAAGCACATGCGGCAGCAGTACTGACCGAATGGGATGAATTTAAGCAATACGACTGGTCTAAAATTAAGGCAACAATGAAAAAACCTGCATTTGTGTTCGACGGTCGCAAGCTATTGGACAGAAAAGAATTAGAGGGGTTAGGGTTTGATTATTACGCGATTGGCGAGTAG
- a CDS encoding mannose-1-phosphate guanylyltransferase — protein MDKNKENIIHVVLSGGIGSRLWPLSRKHSPKQYLGLFDGQSLFEMTVQRNQQIADQIIVVGNKDNTHLSHKAMVACGLPYKNIVEATPRNTAAAIAFAAFSVDPSDILIVTPSDHMISGEEGYKDAMENGIQKAKDGYIVTFGIRPTRPETGYGYIEYVEDAVKSFREKPNQDTAEDFIERGNFLWNSGMFCFQASVFLEELKNYEPLVYEKALLAWTSANEGFLDESLSLNIPSISVDYAVMERSKKIRVVPTTFEWSDLGSFESLYDYFISNGYPKDEYGNIVIGTDVFTGFVGLKRAIFISTKDAFLIVQKEKSQDVKKIYNMLEKHQSKLLD, from the coding sequence ATGGACAAGAATAAGGAAAATATAATTCATGTTGTTTTATCTGGGGGTATTGGAAGTAGGTTGTGGCCATTATCTCGAAAGCATAGTCCAAAGCAGTACTTAGGTTTATTTGACGGACAATCTTTGTTTGAAATGACAGTTCAAAGAAATCAGCAAATTGCTGATCAGATTATTGTGGTTGGAAATAAAGATAATACACATTTAAGCCATAAAGCCATGGTAGCTTGTGGTTTACCTTATAAAAATATCGTTGAGGCAACTCCTCGTAACACAGCAGCTGCTATAGCTTTTGCAGCATTTAGTGTTGATCCAAGTGATATACTTATTGTAACGCCTTCCGATCACATGATTTCAGGTGAAGAAGGATATAAGGATGCTATGGAAAATGGCATTCAAAAGGCAAAAGATGGTTATATTGTGACTTTTGGGATTAGGCCCACTCGTCCAGAGACAGGTTACGGATATATTGAATACGTAGAAGATGCAGTAAAATCTTTTCGTGAAAAGCCAAATCAAGATACAGCAGAAGATTTTATTGAAAGGGGAAATTTCTTGTGGAATTCGGGAATGTTTTGTTTCCAAGCTTCAGTTTTTTTAGAAGAATTAAAAAATTATGAACCACTTGTCTATGAAAAAGCATTATTGGCTTGGACATCTGCAAATGAAGGATTTTTAGATGAATCTTTATCCTTAAATATTCCGTCGATTTCTGTTGATTATGCCGTTATGGAACGGTCAAAAAAGATCCGTGTGGTTCCTACTACTTTTGAATGGTCTGACTTAGGCTCTTTTGAGTCTTTATATGATTATTTTATTTCAAATGGTTATCCCAAAGATGAGTATGGAAACATTGTTATTGGTACAGATGTTTTTACCGGCTTTGTTGGTTTGAAAAGAGCAATTTTTATTTCTACAAAAGATGCATTTTTAATTGTTCAAAAAGAGAAATCGCAAGACGTAAAAAAAATCTATAATATGCTTGAAAAGCATCAATCTAAATTATTAGACTAA
- a CDS encoding NAD-dependent epimerase: protein MQYKKVLVTGAAGFIGFYLCKALLDQGVEVVGIDNINDYYDINLKYARLNELGIVRSSAEKFGEKVISSTYSNFHFIRMNLEDRTSLPALFANEGFDAVVNLAAQAGVRYSLENPMAYVDSNVVGFVNILECCRHHKIQHLVYASSSSVYGENAKVPFSEDDRVDYPVSLYAATKKANELMAHTYSHLYQIPTSGLRFFTVYGPWGRPDMAPILFASAITEGRSIKVFNNGEMSRDFTYVDDIVSGIIITLNNPPKLEKEQPNYQVLNIGNGSPVSLMEFIGTLEKHLGQVAEKDMLPMQPGDVPRTWADTKYLESLGYESSTTVDVGVQRFVNWFINYKN, encoded by the coding sequence ATGCAGTATAAAAAAGTACTTGTAACCGGAGCCGCAGGATTTATCGGCTTTTACTTATGTAAAGCCTTACTTGATCAGGGAGTCGAAGTTGTTGGTATTGATAATATCAATGACTATTACGATATCAACTTAAAATATGCCCGTTTAAATGAGCTCGGTATAGTGCGCTCATCAGCCGAGAAATTTGGTGAAAAGGTAATTTCCAGCACATATTCGAATTTTCATTTTATTCGCATGAATTTAGAAGATCGTACATCACTGCCGGCGCTTTTTGCCAATGAAGGGTTTGATGCCGTAGTCAATTTAGCTGCACAGGCAGGAGTGCGTTACAGTTTGGAGAATCCAATGGCTTATGTAGATAGCAATGTCGTCGGTTTTGTAAATATTTTGGAATGCTGCCGTCATCATAAGATCCAGCATTTGGTCTATGCTTCCAGCTCTTCTGTTTATGGTGAAAATGCAAAAGTGCCATTTTCCGAAGATGATCGTGTAGATTATCCCGTAAGTCTATATGCGGCGACTAAGAAAGCAAATGAGTTGATGGCACATACGTATAGCCATTTATATCAGATCCCGACTTCAGGTCTTCGTTTCTTTACGGTTTATGGACCTTGGGGACGACCAGATATGGCGCCCATCTTATTTGCGTCGGCTATTACTGAAGGGCGTTCCATTAAAGTGTTCAATAATGGAGAGATGAGTCGTGACTTTACCTATGTCGATGATATTGTAAGTGGGATTATTATCACATTAAATAATCCACCAAAATTAGAAAAAGAACAACCAAATTATCAGGTGTTGAATATTGGCAATGGATCTCCGGTTTCTTTAATGGAATTTATCGGAACTTTGGAGAAGCACTTAGGTCAGGTAGCAGAGAAAGATATGCTACCTATGCAGCCAGGCGATGTACCACGTACTTGGGCAGATACTAAATATTTAGAAAGTCTAGGATATGAAAGTTCTACAACAGTTGATGTGGGAGTTCAGCGATTTGTAAACTGGTTTATAAATTATAAAAATTAA
- a CDS encoding polysaccharide pyruvyl transferase family protein has product MKKSIMLMGSFSGGNYGDSIVLTSLLSYLEEKSFTEVYIPSASPVNTEKLLTNYSGILKVNYIDINMRRTYGYRFFNTKVIKSLKNIDYLAFTAGTIFFRDLFNPRKNFVFSVFLLLLFLRNYKIKLVGLFVGINEPILEYKGFRATVAKIFFNSFSHIISRDYESFINVKNSYPDVKISRSYDIAFYDLLKRNKNKLNNDLISISNHEDSSVIGLNICEYLGKQVGKEVNILDLKIFLETASKDFNKVVWFHTTKMDEEFVKNNLLSEGQDLSKKSIHLALYEDLSHEEEYENIHYFIGMRMHSIIPALAFKVPCIALNYNDKVRSLFRQLDGEMFALDLDLIKSTNVSELVKNGFVLDDDQRAQIIQNVEDIEI; this is encoded by the coding sequence ATGAAAAAATCGATCATGTTAATGGGATCTTTTTCTGGAGGTAATTATGGAGATTCTATTGTCTTAACATCATTGTTATCCTACCTAGAAGAAAAATCTTTTACTGAAGTATATATTCCTTCTGCTAGTCCTGTAAATACTGAAAAGTTACTGACTAATTATTCAGGAATTTTGAAAGTGAACTATATTGATATTAATATGAGAAGAACCTACGGTTACAGGTTTTTTAATACTAAGGTTATCAAATCACTGAAAAATATTGACTATTTAGCTTTTACAGCTGGAACTATTTTCTTTCGTGATTTGTTCAATCCTAGAAAGAATTTTGTCTTTTCTGTATTTTTATTGTTATTGTTTTTAAGAAATTATAAGATCAAATTAGTGGGTTTATTTGTTGGAATTAATGAACCAATACTTGAATATAAAGGATTTAGAGCTACAGTCGCGAAAATTTTCTTTAATTCATTCAGCCACATTATAAGTAGAGATTATGAATCTTTTATAAATGTTAAAAATAGCTATCCTGATGTAAAAATATCACGTTCTTACGATATTGCATTTTATGATCTCCTGAAAAGAAATAAGAATAAGTTGAATAATGATTTGATTAGCATATCTAATCATGAAGATTCATCCGTTATTGGTTTAAATATTTGTGAGTATTTAGGAAAGCAAGTTGGAAAAGAAGTCAATATTTTAGATCTTAAAATTTTTTTAGAGACTGCAAGTAAGGATTTCAATAAAGTTGTATGGTTTCATACCACAAAAATGGATGAGGAGTTTGTAAAAAATAATCTTTTAAGTGAGGGACAAGATCTTAGTAAGAAAAGCATTCATCTTGCTTTATATGAGGACCTAAGCCATGAAGAAGAGTATGAAAACATTCACTATTTTATTGGCATGAGAATGCATAGCATTATTCCGGCACTAGCCTTTAAAGTTCCGTGTATAGCATTGAATTATAATGACAAAGTAAGATCGCTTTTTCGTCAATTGGATGGTGAAATGTTTGCACTGGATTTGGATTTGATTAAAAGTACTAATGTATCAGAACTTGTAAAAAATGGTTTTGTCCTAGATGATGACCAAAGAGCTCAAATTATTCAAAATGTTGAAGATATCGAAATTTAA